One Manihot esculenta cultivar AM560-2 chromosome 18, M.esculenta_v8, whole genome shotgun sequence genomic window carries:
- the LOC110606728 gene encoding protein LAZ1 homolog 1 isoform X4, with amino-acid sequence MEWRGAFWSLFFIFTLVESTSNSGKVWTLNLGADSLVNISWPIFSASIFVLVALVLSTYLIFEHLAAYSLPEEQKFLIGLILMVPVYSLESFLSLLDSSAAFNCEAIRDCYEAFALYCFERYLIACLGGEESTIEFMESQGLSTSTTPLLEESYAYGVVEHPFPLNCFLRDWQLGPDFYHAVKVGIVQYMILKMICALLAMILEAFGVYGEGKFEWRYGYPYLAVVLNFSQSWALYCLVQFYSVIKDKLAPIQPLAKFLTFKSIVFLTWWQGVAVAFLFSMGLFRGSLAQELKTRIQDYIICIEYYSDWIIVL; translated from the exons ATGGAATGGAGGGGggctttttggtctttgtttttCATTTTCACGCTGGTAGAATCCACAAGTAATTCAGGGAAAGTTTGGACATTAAATCTGGGTGCAGATTCTCTTGTAAATATCAGCTGGCCAATTTTCAGTGCTAGCATATTTGTGCTTGTTGCTCTTGTCCTGTCGACATACCTTATCTTTGAGCATTTAGCTGCTTACAGTCTGCCTGAG GAGCAAAAGTTTCTTATTGGACTCATCCTGATGGTTCCCGTCTATTCTCTAGAATCG TTTTTATCATTGTTGGATTCAAGTGCTGCATTCAACTGTGAAGCAATTAGGGACTGCTATGAAGCTTTTGCATTGTATTGCTTTGAGAGATATCTGATAGCTTGCTTAG GTGGTGAGGAAAGTACGATTGAGTTCATGGAAAGTCAGGGCCTGAGTACTTCTACTACACCTCTTTTGGAGGAGTCTTATGCATATGGAGTTGTTGAGCATCCTTTTCCACTGAATTGCTTTCTCAGGGACTGGCAACTGGGTCCTGACTTCTATCATGCTGTGAAAGTGGGCATTGTGCAATAT ATGATATTAAAGATGATCTGTGCGCTCTTAGCGATGATTCTTGAGGCttttggggtttatggagaAGGCAAATTTGAGTGGAGATATGG CTATCCATACTTGGCAGTTGTTCTTAATTTCAGCCAGAGCTGGGCCCTATATTGCCTCGTGCAGTTTTATTCTGTCATTAAAGACAAGTTAGCACCTATTCAACCGCTGGCCAAGTTTCTGACATTCAAATCAATTGTCTTCCTGACATGGTGGCAAGGTGTTGCTGTTGCATTTCTTTTCTCCATGGGGCTCTTCAGAGGATCTTTGGCTCAGGAGCTGAAAACACGTATACAAGACTACATCATCTGCATAGAG
- the LOC110606728 gene encoding protein LAZ1 homolog 1 isoform X3: protein MEWRGAFWSLFFIFTLVESTSNSGKVWTLNLGADSLVNISWPIFSASIFVLVALVLSTYLIFEHLAAYSLPEEQKFLIGLILMVPVYSLESFLSLLDSSAAFNCEAIRDCYEAFALYCFERYLIACLGGEESTIEFMESQGLSTSTTPLLEESYAYGVVEHPFPLNCFLRDWQLGPDFYHAVKVGIVQYMILKMICALLAMILEAFGVYGEGKFEWRYGYPYLAVVLNFSQSWALYCLVQFYSVIKDKLAPIQPLAKFLTFKSIVFLTWWQGVAVAFLFSMGLFRGSLAQELKTRIQDYIICIEGKLKLLNKLTNASTVEEESYLS from the exons ATGGAATGGAGGGGggctttttggtctttgtttttCATTTTCACGCTGGTAGAATCCACAAGTAATTCAGGGAAAGTTTGGACATTAAATCTGGGTGCAGATTCTCTTGTAAATATCAGCTGGCCAATTTTCAGTGCTAGCATATTTGTGCTTGTTGCTCTTGTCCTGTCGACATACCTTATCTTTGAGCATTTAGCTGCTTACAGTCTGCCTGAG GAGCAAAAGTTTCTTATTGGACTCATCCTGATGGTTCCCGTCTATTCTCTAGAATCG TTTTTATCATTGTTGGATTCAAGTGCTGCATTCAACTGTGAAGCAATTAGGGACTGCTATGAAGCTTTTGCATTGTATTGCTTTGAGAGATATCTGATAGCTTGCTTAG GTGGTGAGGAAAGTACGATTGAGTTCATGGAAAGTCAGGGCCTGAGTACTTCTACTACACCTCTTTTGGAGGAGTCTTATGCATATGGAGTTGTTGAGCATCCTTTTCCACTGAATTGCTTTCTCAGGGACTGGCAACTGGGTCCTGACTTCTATCATGCTGTGAAAGTGGGCATTGTGCAATAT ATGATATTAAAGATGATCTGTGCGCTCTTAGCGATGATTCTTGAGGCttttggggtttatggagaAGGCAAATTTGAGTGGAGATATGG CTATCCATACTTGGCAGTTGTTCTTAATTTCAGCCAGAGCTGGGCCCTATATTGCCTCGTGCAGTTTTATTCTGTCATTAAAGACAAGTTAGCACCTATTCAACCGCTGGCCAAGTTTCTGACATTCAAATCAATTGTCTTCCTGACATGGTGGCAAGGTGTTGCTGTTGCATTTCTTTTCTCCATGGGGCTCTTCAGAGGATCTTTGGCTCAGGAGCTGAAAACACGTATACAAGACTACATCATCTGCATAGAG GGGAAACTGAAATTACTCAACAAACTAACCAATGCTTCTACCGTAGAAGAGGAATCATACCTCAGTTAA
- the LOC110606728 gene encoding protein LAZ1 homolog 1 isoform X2: MEWRGAFWSLFFIFTLVESTSNSGKVWTLNLGADSLVNISWPIFSASIFVLVALVLSTYLIFEHLAAYSLPEEQKFLIGLILMVPVYSLESFLSLLDSSAAFNCEAIRDCYEAFALYCFERYLIACLGGEESTIEFMESQGLSTSTTPLLEESYAYGVVEHPFPLNCFLRDWQLGPDFYHAVKVGIVQYMILKMICALLAMILEAFGVYGEGKFEWRYGYPYLAVVLNFSQSWALYCLVQFYSVIKDKLAPIQPLAKFLTFKSIVFLTWWQGVAVAFLFSMGLFRGSLAQELKTRIQDYIICIELGQENGTILGWKVNIKPDNNDVSALLFIFHLEPDNSFKQHLKVDLLCYLDSRYDCSFDYCVR; the protein is encoded by the exons ATGGAATGGAGGGGggctttttggtctttgtttttCATTTTCACGCTGGTAGAATCCACAAGTAATTCAGGGAAAGTTTGGACATTAAATCTGGGTGCAGATTCTCTTGTAAATATCAGCTGGCCAATTTTCAGTGCTAGCATATTTGTGCTTGTTGCTCTTGTCCTGTCGACATACCTTATCTTTGAGCATTTAGCTGCTTACAGTCTGCCTGAG GAGCAAAAGTTTCTTATTGGACTCATCCTGATGGTTCCCGTCTATTCTCTAGAATCG TTTTTATCATTGTTGGATTCAAGTGCTGCATTCAACTGTGAAGCAATTAGGGACTGCTATGAAGCTTTTGCATTGTATTGCTTTGAGAGATATCTGATAGCTTGCTTAG GTGGTGAGGAAAGTACGATTGAGTTCATGGAAAGTCAGGGCCTGAGTACTTCTACTACACCTCTTTTGGAGGAGTCTTATGCATATGGAGTTGTTGAGCATCCTTTTCCACTGAATTGCTTTCTCAGGGACTGGCAACTGGGTCCTGACTTCTATCATGCTGTGAAAGTGGGCATTGTGCAATAT ATGATATTAAAGATGATCTGTGCGCTCTTAGCGATGATTCTTGAGGCttttggggtttatggagaAGGCAAATTTGAGTGGAGATATGG CTATCCATACTTGGCAGTTGTTCTTAATTTCAGCCAGAGCTGGGCCCTATATTGCCTCGTGCAGTTTTATTCTGTCATTAAAGACAAGTTAGCACCTATTCAACCGCTGGCCAAGTTTCTGACATTCAAATCAATTGTCTTCCTGACATGGTGGCAAGGTGTTGCTGTTGCATTTCTTTTCTCCATGGGGCTCTTCAGAGGATCTTTGGCTCAGGAGCTGAAAACACGTATACAAGACTACATCATCTGCATAGAG TTGGGACAGGAGAATGGTACAATACTTGGTTGGAAAGTGAACATCAAACCTGATAATAATGATGTATCAgctcttttattcatttttcatcTTGAACCAGATAACAGTTTTAAACAGCATTTGAAGGTTGACTTGTTATGTTATCTTGACTCTCGATATGACTGTTCATTTGATTATTGTGTCAGATAG